A DNA window from Trichomycterus rosablanca isolate fTriRos1 chromosome 11, fTriRos1.hap1, whole genome shotgun sequence contains the following coding sequences:
- the LOC134323434 gene encoding extracellular calcium-sensing receptor-like, with translation MYFHLLLLSLNLVKADNCKILDDPASPLLSKDGDVIIGALFSIHSGIEVPSLSYTEKPPPFICTRFNLRELRFAQTMTFVIEEINRSSSLLPNISIGYRIYDNCGTRLLSMKAAMALMNGQDLTADGTCSGQAVVQAIIGESESSPTIVLTKTTGPFKIPVISHSATCECLSSRTEYPYFFRTVASDYYQSRALAYLLKHLGWSWVGAVNSDNDYGNSGMAIFRDAAREEGICVEYSEKFDRSESAKIMNVVDMIKKGTARVLVLFLAHIEMNILIDQLILKNVTGYQMIGLESWISAVNLATSASYNVLIGSIGFDVGKFNIAGFSEYVLTEFWETAFPCSETNGSVSQNKIDCSRYEEMIPFKNYNDDVSEIRFANNVYNAIYAVAHSLHSLLRCTENQSCMKGQKIQPLQFIEYLKKVNFTTKSGDHVWFDSTGATSARYDVVNWQRGPDGGVQFKVVGYYDASLPPGQQFVLDESDIVWAGGKAEKPRSVCSESCPPGTRKAGQKGRPICCFDCIPCAEGEISNDTDSNDCEQCPGEYWSNAERDKCVLKEIEYLSFTEVMGIVLLCFSLFGAALSVLVSILFLIKKDTPIVRANNSELSFLLLFSLTLCFLCSLTFIGRPSEWSCMLRHTAFGITFVLCISCVLGKTIVVLMAFRATLPGSNIMKWFGPPQQRLSVLAFTLIQVIICVLWLIISPPFPIKNMSYFKERIILECSLGSAVGFWAVLGYIGILALLCFVLAFLARKLPDNFNEAKFITFSILIFCAVWITFIPAYVSSPGKFTVAVEIFAILASSFGLLFCIFTPKCYIILFKPELNTKKNVMGKTAAKSL, from the exons ATGTATTTTCatctacttttgctttctctcaaCCTGGTGAAAGCAGATAATTGTAAGATTTTGGATGATCCGGCGAGTCCTCTACTGTCTAAAGATGGAGATGTGATAATCGGAGCTTTATTTTCAATACACAGTGGTATAGAGGTGCCGTCACTATCATATACTGAAAAACCTCCACCGTTTATCTGCACCAG GTTTAATCTCCGAGAATTACGCTTTGCTCAGACCATGACTTTTGTGATTGAGGAAATCAATCGAAGCAGCAGCTTGCTCCCAAATATATCAATTGGTTACAGGATTTATGACAACTGTGGTACAAGATTATTATCCATGAAGGCTGCCATGGCTTTaatgaatggtcaggacctaaCAGCAGATGGAACCTGCTCTGGACAAGCGGTAGTACAAGCCATTATTGGGGAATCTGAGTCTTCTCCTACTATAGTACTCACAAAAACTACAGGACCGTTCAAGATCCCAGTG ATAAGTCATAGTGCTACGTGTGAATGTTTAAGCAGCAGAACAGAATACCCATATTTCTTCAGGACTGTAGCGAGTGATTACTACCAGAGTAGAGCGCTGGCTTATTTGCTGAAGCACCTCGGTTGGTCTTGGGTGGGAGCTGTGAACAGTGACAATGACTACGGCAACAGTGGAATGGCCATTTTTCGGGATGCAGCTAGAGAGGAGGGAATATGTGTGGAGTATTCTGAGAAGTTTGACCGATCAGAATCTGCTAAAATCATGAACGTGGTAGACATGATAAAGAAAGGGACGGCAAGAGTACTGGTTTTGTTTCTTGCTCACATTGAGATGAACATCCTGATAGACCAGCTGATTCTAAAGAATGTGACAGGCTACCAGATGATTGGCTTAGAATCATGGATCTCTGCTGTCAATCTGGCAACCTCAGCAAGTTACAATGTCCTGATTGGATCCATCGGATTTGATGTGGGGAAATTCAACATTGCTGGTTTTTCTGAGTATGTTCTCACTGAGTTTTGGGAAACAGCTTTTCCTTGTTCAGAGACAAATGGAAGCGTTTCTCAAAATAAAATCGACTGCAGCAGATACGAGGAAATGATTCCCTTTAAAAACTACAATGATGATGTTTCTGAAATTAGATTTGCCAATAACGTCTATAATGCAATTTATGCCGTGGCACATTCTCTACACAGCCTGCTCAGATGTACAGAGAACCAGAGTTGTATGAAAGGCCAGAAAATACAACCTTTACAG TTCATTGAATATCTGAAAAAGGTGAATTTTACCACTAAATCAGGAGACCATGTGTGGTTTGATAGCACTGGGGCAACATCTGCAAGGTATGATGTGGTGAACTGGCAGCGAGGACCTGATGGAGGGGTGCAGTTTAAGGTAGTGGGCTATTATGATGCCTCTTTGCCCCCTGGACAGCAGTTTGTCCTAGATGAAAGTGACATAGTCTGGGCTGGAGGAAAAGCTGAG AAGCCCAGGTCTGTGTGCAGTGAGAGCTGTCCTCCAGGCACCAGGAAAGCTGGACAGAAAGGAAGGCCGATCTGCTGTTTCGACTGTATACCATGCGCTGAAGGAGAGATCAGTAATGACACAG ATTCAAATGACTGTGAGCAGTGTCCAGGAGAATACTGGTCAAATGCAGAGAGAGATAAATGTGTGTTAAAGGAAATAGAATATCTGTCATTTACGGAGGTGATGGGAATAGTACTgttatgtttttctttgttcgGAGCAGCATTATCTGTCTTGGTATCAATTCTGTTTCTCATTAAAAAGGACACTCCTATTGTCAGGGCCAACAACTCTGAGCTGAGCTTCCTGCTGCTCTTCTCTCTGACTCTGTGTTTCCTCTGTTCACTTACTTTCATCGGTCGACCCTCCGAGTGGTCCTGCATGCTGCGCCACACAGCGTTCGGGATCACCTTCGTCCTCTGCATCTCCTGTGTTCTGGGGAAAACAATAGTGGTGTTGATGGCGTTCAGAGCGACACTTCCGGGCAGTAACATCATGAAATGGTTTGGACCTCCACAGCAGAGACTCAGTGTTCTTGCTTTTACTTTAATTCAGGTCATTATTTGTGTTCTTTGGTTAATAATTTCACCTCCTTTTCCCATCAAGAACATGAGCTACTTCAAGGAAAGAATCATTCTGGAATGTAGTTTGGGGTCAGCTGTGGGTTTCTGGGCTGTTCTGGGTTATATCGGGATTTTGGCtcttctgtgttttgttttggcttttCTGGCTAGAAAACTTCCTGATAATTTTAATGAAGCTAAATTTATTACATTCAGCATTCTCATATTCTGTGCAGTTTGGATCACTTTTATTCCAGCGTATGTCAGTTCACCTGGTAAATTTACTGTAGCTGTGGAGATTTTTGCTATTCTGGCCTCAAGTTTTGGTttgctgttctgtatatttacaCCTAAATGCTATATTATCCTGTTTAAACCTGAACTCAATACAAAGAAAAATGTGATGGGAAAAACTGCTGCAAAATCactgtaa
- the LOC134323437 gene encoding extracellular calcium-sensing receptor-like produces the protein MYFHLLLLSLNLVKADNCKILDDPASPLLSKDGDVIIGGLFPIHDGIQVPSLSYTEKPPPFICTRLSLQQLRFAQTMTFVIEEINRSSNLIPNISIGYRIYDSCGTRLLTMKAAMALMNGQDLTADGTCSGQTVVQAIIGETESSPTIVLTKTTGPFKIPVISHGALCECLSSRTEYPYFFRTIASNYYQSRALAYLLKHFGWSWVGAVNSDNDFGNNGMAIFRDAAREEGICVEYSEKFDRSESAKIMNVVDMIKKGTARVVILFLAHIEMNILVDQLILKNVTGFQMIGVQSWIAAANLATPASYNVLIGSIGFDPGKINMAGFSEYVLTEFWETAFPCSETNKIDCSRYEEMIPFKNYNDDISELRFANNIYNAVYAVAHSLHSLLRCTENQGCRKGQKIQPLQVIEYLKKVNFTTKSGDRVWFDSTGATAAKYELVNWQRGPDGGVQFKVVGYYDASLPPGQQFVLDESDIVWAGGKAEKPRSVCSESCPPGTRKAGQKGRPICCFDCIPCAEGEISNDTDSNDCEQCPGEYWSNAERDKCVLKEIEYLSFTEVMGIVLLCFSLFGAALSVLVSILFLIKKDTPIVRANNSELSFLLLFSLTLCFLCSLTFIGRPSEWSCMLRHTAFGITFVLCISCVLGKTLVVLMAFRATLPGSNIMKWFGPPQQRLSVLAFTLIQVIICVLWLIISPPFPIKNMSYFKERIILECSLGSAVGFWAVLGYIGILALLCFVLAFLARKLPDNFNEAKFITFSILIFCAVWITFIPAYVSSPGKFTVAVEIFAILASSFGLLFCIFTPKCYIILFKPELNTKKNVMGKTAAKSL, from the exons ATGTATTTTCatctacttttgctttctctcaaCCTGGTGAAAGCAGATAATTGTAAGATTTTGGATGATCCGGCGAGTCCTCTACTGTCTAAAGATGGAGATGTGATAATTGGAGGTTTATTTCCGATACATGATGGTATACAGGTGCCGTCACTATCATATACTGAAAAACCTCCACCGTTTATCTGCACCAG ATTGAGTCTCCAGCAATTACGCTTTGCTCAGACCATGACTTTTGTGATTGAGGAAATCAATCGAAGCAGCAACTTGATCCCAAATATATCGATTGGTTACAGGATTTATGACAGTTGTGGCACAAGATTATTAACCATGAAGGCTGCCATGGCTTTaatgaatggtcaggacctaaCAGCAGATGGAACCTGCTCTGGACAAACGGTAGTACAAGCCATTATTGGGGAAACCGAGTCTTCACCTACTATAGTACTCACAAAAACTACAGGACCGTTCAAGATCCCAGTG ATAAGTCATGGTGCCCTGTGTGAATGTTTAAGCAGCAGAACAGAATACCCATATTTCTTCAGGACTATAGCAAGTAATTACTACCAGAGTAGAGCGCTGGCTTATTTGCTGAAGCACTTCGGCTGGTCTTGGGTGGGAGCTGTGAACAGTGACAATGACTTTGGCAACAACGGAATGGCGATTTTTCGGGATGCAGCTAGAGAGGAGGGAATATGTGTGGAGTATTCTGAGAAGTTTGACCGATCAGAATCTGCTAAAATCATGAACGTGGTAGACATGATTAAGAAAGGGACGGCAAGAGTAGTCATTCTGTTTCTTGCTCACATTGAGATGAACATCCTGGTAGACCAGCTGATTCTAAAGAATGTGACAGGCTTCCAGATGATTGGTGTTCAATCATGGATTGCTGCtgccaatctggcaaccccagCAAGTTACAATGTTCTGATCGGATCCATCGGATTCGATCCAGGAAAAATCAACATGGCTGGTTTTTCTGAGTATGTTCTCACTGAGTTTTGGGAAACAGCTTTTCCTTGTTCAGAGACAAATAAAATCGACTGCAGCAGATACGAGGAAATGATTCCCTTTAAAAACTACAATGATGATATCTCTGAACTTAGATTTGCAAATAACATCTACAATGCAGTTTATGCCGTGGCACATTCTCTACACAGCCTGCTCAGATGTACAGAGAACCAGGGTTGTAGAAAAGGCCAGAAAATACAACCTTTACag GTCATTGAATATCTGAAAAAGGTGAATTTTACCACTAAATCAGGAGACCGTGTGTGGTTTGATAGCACTGGGGCAACAGCTGCAAAGTATGAACTGGTGAACTGGCAGCGAGGACCTGATGGAGGGGTGCAGTTTAAGGTAGTGGGCTATTATGATGCCTCTCTGCCCCCTGGACAGCAGTTTGTCCTAGATGAAAGTGATATTGTTTGGGCTGGAGGAAAAGCTGAG AAGCCCAGGTCTGTGTGCAGTGAGAGCTGTCCTCCAGGCACCAGGAAAGCTGGACAGAAAGGAAGGCCGATCTGCTGTTTCGACTGTATACCATGCGCTGAAGGAGAGATCAGTAATGACACAG ATTCAAATGACTGTGAGCAGTGTCCAGGAGAATACTGGTCAAATGCAGAGAGAGATAAATGTGTGTTAAAGGAAATAGAATATCTGTCATTTACGGAGGTGATGGGAATAGTACTgttatgtttttctttgttcgGAGCAGCATTATCTGTCTTGGTATCAATTCTGTTTCTCATTAAAAAGGACACTCCTATTGTCAGGGCCAACAACTCTGAGCTGAGCTTCCTGCTGCTCTTCTCTCTGACTCTGTGTTTCCTCTGTTCACTTACTTTCATCGGTCGACCCTCGGAGTGGTCCTGCATGCTGCGCCACACAGCGTTCGGGATCACCTTCGTCCTCTGCATCTCCTGTGTTCTGGGTAAAACATTAGTGGTGTTGATGGCGTTCAGAGCGACACTTCCGGGCAGTAACATCATGAAATGGTTTGGGCCTCCACAGCAGAGACTCAGTGTTCTTGCTTTTACTTTAATTCAGGTCATTATTTGTGTTCTTTGGTTAATAATATCACCTCCTTTTCCCATCAAGAACATGAGCTACTTCAAGGAAAGAATCATTCTGGAATGTAGTTTGGGGTCAGCTGTGGGTTTCTGGGCTGTTCTGGGTTATATCGGGATTTTGGCtcttctgtgttttgttttggcttttCTGGCTAGAAAACTTCCTGATAATTTTAATGAAGCTAAATTTATTACATTCAGCATTCTCATATTCTGTGCAGTTTGGATCACTTTTATTCCAGCGTATGTCAGTTCACCTGGTAAATTTACTGTAGCTGTGGAGATTTTTGCTATTCTGGCCTCAAGTTTTGGTttgctgttctgtatatttacaCCTAAATGCTATATTATCCTGTTTAAACCTGAACTCAATACAAAGAAAAATGTGATGGGAAAAACTGCTGCAAAATCactgtaa
- the LOC134323435 gene encoding extracellular calcium-sensing receptor-like — protein sequence MYFHLLLLSLNLVKADNCKILDDPASPLLSKDGDVIIGGLFSIHGGIEVPSLSYTEKPPPFICTRFNLHQLRFAQTMTFVIEEINRSSSLLPNISIGYRIYDSCGTRLLTMKAAMALMNGQDLTADGTCSGQAVVQAIIGETESSPTIVLTKTTGPFKIPVISHGALCECLSSRTEYPYFFRTIASDYYQSRALAYLLKHFGWSWVGAVNSDNDFGNSGMAIFRDAAREEGICVEYSEKFDRSEPAKVMNVVDIIKKGTARVVILFLAHIDMNILIDQLILKNVTGYQMIGVQSWIAAANLATQASYDVLIGSIGFDPGKIKIAGFSEYVLTDFWETAFSCSETNGSVSQNKIDCSRYEEMIPFKNYNEDVSELRFANNIYNAVYAVAHSLHSLLRCTDNQGCRKGQKIQPLQVIEYLKKVNFTTKSGDRVWFDSTGATAARYELVNWQRGPDGGVQFKVVGYYDASLPPGQQFVLDESDIVWAKGKAEKPRSVCSESCPPGTRKAGQKGRPICCFDCIPCAEGEISNDTDSNDCEQCPGEYWSNAERDKCVLKEIEYLSFTEVMGIVLLCFSLFGAALSVLVSILFLIKKDTPIVRANNSELSFLLLFSLTLCFLCSLTFIGRPSEWSCMLRHTAFGITFVLCISCVLGKTIVVLMAFRATLPGSNIMKWFGPPQQRLSVLAFTLIQVIICVLWLIILPPFPIKNMSYFKERIILECSLGSAVGFWAVLGYIGILALLCFVLAFLARKLPDNFNEAKFITFSILIFCAVWITFIPAYVSSPGKFTVAVEIFAILASSFGLLFCIFTPKCYIILFKPELNTKKNVMGKTAAKSL from the exons ATGTATTTTCatctacttttgctttctctcaaCCTGGTGAAAGCAGATAATTGTAAGATTTTGGATGATCCGGCGAGTCCTCTACTGTCTAAAGATGGAGATGTTATAATCGGAGGTTTATTTTCAATACACGGTGGTATAGAGGTGCCGTCACTATCATATACTGAAAAACCTCCACCGTTTATCTGCACCAG ATTTAATCTCCATCAATTACGCTTTGCTCAGACCATGACTTTTGTGATTGAGGAAATCAATCGAAGCAGCAGCTTGCTCCCAAATATATCGATTGGTTACAGGATTTATGACAGTTGTGGCACAAGATTATTAACCATGAAGGCTGCCATGGCTTTaatgaatggtcaggacctaaCAGCAGATGGAACCTGCTCTGGACAAGCGGTAGTACAAGCCATTATTGGGGAAACCGAGTCTTCACCTACTATAGTACTCACAAAAACTACAGGACCGTTCAAGATCCCAGTG ATAAGTCACGGTGCCCTGTGTGAATGTTTAAGCAGCAGAACAGAATACCCATATTTCTTCAGGACTATAGCGAGCGATTACTACCAGAGTAGAGCGCTGGCTTATTTGCTGAAGCACTTCGGCTGGTCTTGGGTGGGAGCTGTGAACAGTGACAATGACTTTGGCAACAGTGGAATGGCCATTTTTCGGGATGCAGCTAGAGAGGAGGGAATATGTGTGGAGTATTCTGAGAAGTTTGACCGATCAGAGCCTGCTAAAGTCATGAACGTGGTAGATATAATTAAGAAAGGGACGGCAAGAGTAGTCATTCTGTTTCTTGCTCACATTGACATGAACATCCTGATAGACCAGCTGATTCTAAAGAATGTGACAGGCTACCAGATGATTGGTGTTCAATCATGGATCGCTGCtgccaatctggcaacccaagcaaGTTACGATGTTCTGATTGGATCCATCGGATTCGATCCGGGAAAAATCAAAATTGCTGGTTTTTCTGAGTATGTTCTCACTGACTTCTGGGAAACAGCTTTTTCTTGTTCAGAGACAAATGGAAGCGTTTCTCAAAATAAAATCGACTGCAGCAGATACGAGGAAATGATTCCCTTTAAAAACTACAATGAGGATGTATCTGAACTTAGATTTGCCAATAATATCTACAATGCAGTTTATGCCGTGGCACATTCTCTACACAGCCTGCTCAGATGCACAGACAACCAGGGTTGTAGAAAAGGCCAAAAAATACAACCTTTACAG GTCATTGAATATCTGAAAAAGGTGAATTTTACCACTAAATCAGGAGACCGTGTGTGGTTTGATAGCACTGGGGCAACAGCTGCAAGGTATGAACTGGTGAACTGGCAGCGAGGACCTGATGGAGGGGTGCAGTTTAAGGTAGTGGGCTATTATGATGCCTCTCTGCCCCCTGGACAGCAGTTTGTCCTAGATGAAAGTGACATAGTCTGGGCTAAAGGAAAAGCTGAG AAGCCCAGGTCTGTGTGCAGTGAGAGCTGTCCTCCAGGCACCAGGAAAGCTGGACAGAAAGGAAGGCCGATCTGCTGTTTCGACTGTATACCATGCGCTGAAGGAGAGATCAGTAATGACACAG ATTCAAATGACTGTGAGCAGTGTCCAGGAGAATACTGGTCAAATGCAGAGAGAGATAAATGTGTGTTAAAGGAAATAGAATATCTGTCATTTACGGAGGTGATGGGAATAGTACTgttatgtttttctttgttcgGAGCAGCATTATCTGTCTTGGTATCAATTCTGTTTCTCATTAAAAAGGACACTCCTATTGTCAGGGCCAACAACTCTGAGCTGAGCTTCCTGCTGCTCTTCTCTCTGACTCTGTGTTTCCTCTGTTCACTTACTTTCATCGGTCGACCCTCGGAGTGGTCCTGCATGCTGCGCCACACAGCGTTCGGGATCACCTTCGTCCTCTGCATCTCCTGTGTTCTGGGTAAAACAATAGTGGTGTTGATGGCGTTCAGAGCGACACTTCCGGGCAGTAACATCATGAAATGGTTTGGACCTCCACAGCAGAGACTCAGTGTTCTTGCTTTTACTTTAATTCAGGTCATTATTTGTGTTCTTTGGTTAATAATTTTACCTCCTTTTCCCATCAAGAACATGAGCTACTTCAAGGAAAGAATCATACTGGAATGTAGTTTAGGATCAGCTGTGGGTTTCTGGGCTGTTCTGGGTTATATCGGGATTTTGGCtcttctgtgttttgttttggcttttCTGGCTAGAAAACTTCCTGATAATTTTAATGAAGCTAAATTTATTACATTCAGCATTCTCATATTCTGTGCAGTTTGGATCACTTTTATTCCAGCGTATGTCAGTTCACCTGGTAAATTTACTGTAGCTGTGGAGATTTTTGCTATTCTGGCCTCAAGTTTTGGTttgctgttctgtatatttacaCCTAAATGCTATATTATCCTGTTTAAACCTGAACTCAATACAAAGAAAAATGTGATGGGAAAAACTGCTGCAAAATCactgtaa